The window CAGCATCTCCGGCAGGGCGATACTGGTGCCGATAGCCATACCTGCCACTGACAGACCGTTCATAGCGGAGATAGCCACCATCAGGAATATGGTGCCAATAGCCAGACCACCGTTGAGTGAGCCCATCCAGACATGGAACATTTTATAGAGATCACCTGCAATTCCCGACTCCGAGAGCATATAGCCCATGAAGATAAAGAGCGGCAAAGTGATTAACGGATACCAGTTCAATAACACAATGCTGGCGTTAAAGGGCATCTCGTAACCGCCCTGGCCCCACAGAACCATGGAGGCCGCAGCTGCGACAAAACCAACGGCGCCAAAAACCCGCTGACCCGTGAGCAGCATCAGCATCAGAGTCGAAAACATAAGGAGTGCGATCATTTCATAACTCATGACAATTTCACCCCTCGCACTTTGGCCAAATCCTTAAAAAAGGTGGCGATTGACTGCAACAGCATCAGAACAATACCGATAACCATGATGATTTTGATAGGTGCCACAGGCGGAGCCCAGGCAGAATAATTGCGCTGCCCATACTCAAGTGAATAGGCGGTACTGGAGATTCCTCCGGCCAGCAAAACAACGAGGTAGAAAATCAGGCAGAACACTGTCACAAGATCCATCGTTGCCCGTTTTTTCGGGGCCCAGCTGCCATAAAGGACATCCATTCTCACATGGGCGCCCATGTAGAGCGAAAACCCGCCGCCCAGCATATAGTACGCGGCCATTGTGAACTGGGTCATCTCAACCGCCCAGGTATAGGGAACATTGAAGACCGTCCGTGAGATCGAGGCAAAGAGCAGAATGCCCATCATCATGAACACCAGGTACATGGCGAATGTACCGACTCGTTTATTCAGTGCGTCCACATAGCGCACATAACTATGGATAATCTTAGGCACAACAGATCCTTATTTCGCAAATTCAAGAGATTGGCAGAAAACAACAACCGAATGCAGCAACACTGCCACCCATATCAACTCGAGCAAATATGAGCGGCAGTGTTACCAGCGGGGAATTTTACAGATCAGGAGTAACGGTACGGACGACCAGCTTTCTCCATCGTTGCCGCATACTTCTTGAGAATCTCGACAACTTTTGCACTACGTGGAGATTTGGCAGCAATCTCGTCCCAATATTTGAGGGCTTCCTGCTCAACAGTCGCCCATTCGGAATCCGGGATGGAGGTCAACTGCAGCTTGCCACCTGTCGCACGGTAATGTGCCTCGCCCCACCAGTACCAGTGCAGGCGATAGTAGTGTGAACTGTCGATGGACATCTTGAACAGAGCCTTCAGGTGTTCAGGCAGGGCATCCCACTTCTCGGAGTTGGCGAAGTATGATCCCGCCCAGGCTCCGGAGATATTGTTGGTGAGGTAATAATTCGTAACATCGGCCCAGCCTACGGTGTAATCTTCGGTAATACCGGACCAGGCAATACCATCAAGCTCGCCCGTCTGAATCGCCACCTCAATATCCTCCCATGGCAGAGTTACAGGTACTACTCCGAAACGTTTGAGGAATTTACCACCGGTAGGGAACGTAAAGATGCGCTTGCCTTTCAGGTCGGCCAGCTTGTTGATAGGATCCACTGTGGCAAAGTTACATGGGTCCCAGGCGCCAGCACTCAGCCACTGCACACCCTTTACCTCTTTATACGCCTCCTCCCAGATCTCATTCAAACCATAGTGGTTGAACAGTACCGGTACATCGAGGGAGTAACGGGACGCAAAAGGGAAATAGGCACCAAACATTGAAACATCTACCGGCGCCGCAATGGAGTCATCGTCACTCTGAACCGCATCAATGGTACCGCGCTGCATGGCACGGAACAATTCGCCTGTGGGCACCAGCTGATCGGCGTAATAGAGCTCGATATACATCTCGTTTTTGGCGATCTTGTTGAAGGCATCAATCTGAGGCTTGATCACATACTCGGCCAAAGCAGGGCCGGCATAAGTTTGCAGGCGCCATTTGATAGGGGTTTTCTTTGCTGCATGGACAAAAGGTGCCTTGCTGATGGTTGTTGCTGCAACCGCCGCTGCGGCTCCTAATCCTGCCTTTTTCAGAAATTCTCGACGTTCCATTTTCTCCTCTCCTTGTACTGCATGTGCTTGGTATTGTGGCTCAAACAGGTGACACGAGTCACCCATGGCCACTGTTCTACTGTTCACAACCGTAACTATTGTTAGGATTCATTAAATAATCCCAATACGTTGTCAGCATCATCTGAGATACATAAGGCAAGCACTGTGCCACAAATAGCACTATCTCGGATTTTCACTGTATATCGGCGACATACCCTCAAACATCGCTGAACAATAGTGTAAAAGGAGAATGACCAATCATTTCGCTATTGTTGCTATTCAACAATAGCGTCGGTACTTTTTACAAATTTGTGAAGTGTTGAATAGGGCCGAATATCCAAAGGATTGGAGCATAAACAGGTTCAACCCGAATCACCGTTGGCTGATGAGTTCGGGCTGATATCCTTTATATTCAGAAGGGAAGGGGACTCGTTTAGACAGCTTGCGCTTGCTTGAATCGCACAAGTGAGGCGAGCAGGTCGCAGGTCGGGGTCGGTACATTATGTTTTGCACCCATGGCACTTACATAGCCTGCCAACCCATCAACCTCAGTTGGTTTACCATTCTCCAGATCCTGGAGCATTGATGGGCGATGGTGATATGTTGCAGGGATAAGTTTGGCGTAAAAGATCTCGCGGTATTCATCTGCGCTTTGCCACGGAGTCGTTCCCCCTGTGGCGGTGATTATGGCAAAGGTTTCTGTAATTACCTCATCAATTATTGCCCTGGTTTCCTCCCGTTCAACCAGGGCACCATAGTGCACGCCGAGAATCGCTCCCAATGGATTGAGGCTGCAGTTGTATAACAATTTGGCATATAGCGACTGGTGGATATCCGGCACAGCCAGACATTCATGGCCTGCAGAACTGATCGCCTCGGCAAGTAAACTGGCACTTGCCGGAATTTCTCCTCCACTGCTGCTGCCCACATGAATAGCATCCGCCGAGACTGTGATTTTCACCAAACCAGGCTCAACGATCTCAAAACCGGTGATCACCCTGCTGCCCAGGACCCGCTCTGAGCCAAAACGCTCAACCAGCTGTTCGATATTGCCACAGCCGTTCTGCATGGAGACGAGAGTTTTGATTTGGCCGTCGATTAAGCCGAGATCATGCACCGCCTGCCGGGTATCGTAGGTCTTGGTGGTGATGAGCGCATAATCATAACTCTTCCGGGCCTGGCTGACATCTGGCAATAGGCCGAGGCTCGTAACCGGCCCGTAATCACCAAAAATGCCGGTAACTTTAAGACCGTTCTCCTTAAGGATCGGAATAAAACGCTCTCGTAAAATCAGGTCCACCTCGTGGCCTTCTGCAGCCAGCATACAACCCAGCGCCTGGCCTAAGGCACCGGCCCCGTATATAAGAATCTTCACATATCCTCCCAGATGAAAGCACAACAAATGATAGTGACTCTAACCGGAATTTCTCATCAGTTCAGGCAGAGTCAAATTGATTAAACGATATCGTTGCAAGACGAATACCACGCTCACAACACATGCGGAGGTAACTATAGAGAACAAATAGAGATCACGCAAGCCAAGCAGATGAATGACAAGGTGGCGAACGGGTCAGGCTACCGTGCGCGGTTGCCAACAAAAGCATCATAGAGAGTGGTCACGGTTGCCTCATACTCCGACTCCGCAACTCCGATGATGATATTCATCTCTGACGCACCCTGGTTAATAACCCTGATGTTGATGCCGGCACTACCCAGTGCCGAAAAGACCTTGCCGGCAATTCCGACAGTGCGCACCATGCCCTCACCAACGACTGCCACCAGCGCCAGGTTCTTTTCGATGTAGAGTGAATCAGGCTCAAGTTGTCTGTGAATCTGCTCCAGCAGCACATCATCAAGGCCACGAAGCTGTTGTTCCTCAACAATGACACTGACCGAGTCAATCGATGCCGGGAATTGCTCGAAACTTACCCCATGCTCATTGAGAATACCGAGCAGGCGGTAGACAAAGCCTGTCTCCCGATTCATCAACGACTTCTCCAGGCATATCATCGAAAATCCTTTTTTGCCGGCTATACCGGCAACTTCAGTGGACTTCAACTCCGACTCACTGAGTTTGGGTACTATCATTGTTCCTGGATCTTCCGGCCTGTTGGTGTTTCTGATACGGATAGGAATCCCCGCTTCGCGTACCGGCAGAATAGCCTCATCATGAAAAACCGAGGCCCCCATATAGGCCATTTCCCTGATCTCGCGAAAGGTAATCTCGGTGATGGGCTGCGGATTGTCAATTATGCGAGGATCAGCCATCAGGATTCCCGAGGTATCGGTCCAGTTTTCGTAGAGCACTGCACCGGCGGCTCTGGCTGCTATTGCCCCAGTAATATCAGAGCCGCCACGGGAAAAGGTTTTCACCTCACCATCACGGTCACGGCCATAGAAACCTGGAATAACGTAAATCTGCTCCTGGTCATTCAGCCGCTCGCCCAATAACCTGTAACTCTCCCTGGCAATAGTGGTATTGGCCCGAACAATGATTGCATTGGCGGGATCAACAAATTCCGCCCCGAGGTAATCAGCGATGAGACGGGCGGAAAAATATTCGCCCCGGGAAACAGTGTAGTCGCGACTACAACCTCGAAGCAGATCTTCCTGGAACTCCTCCAACTCAGTCAGGACACCATTTTCAATACCAAGTTCTCTGCTGATTTCTGTAAAACGATTGCGAATGAGCTGAAATGGCTCCGTGGGGTCTGTGTCCATTGCTACCATCTCATGACAAAGGTAGAGCAAGTCTGTAAGTTTACTCTCACCAGCATGGCGCTTGCCGGGGGCGGAGACAACGACAATCCTACGCCTGTGATCAGCTTCAACAATTGCCTTTACCTTTCTGATCTGCTCTGCATCGGCAACGCTAGACCCACCGAACTTAACTACAATTCTTTCCATTCGATCACTCCGGATATTATCAACAGACACAATCGGCCAGGGGAATTCGCACACTGCAATCGATATCGTTTTCAGTGCAGTATTGCACATTCAACTGGGCCAGGCGACCGTTGTAAGAATCCATAAACATCAACTCGTCATGGGATAACGGATAATCGTCGGGGAAATTCACCGGGCATGCCGATACTTCAATTGCGCCAGCCTCTTCATCAATATAGGCCAGGGGCAGCCCTTGCGTTCTACAAATAACAGGGCGCACTTCGTATACACTGCAAAGTCCATCCTTCAGCAGACTGCAACTTTCTCCATTATTTTCAGCAGTGACGTTCTTCGCTACTGCTGCCTCTGCAACAATGGCAGCTTCAAGCGGCAGTACACTAAACTGGATACAACAGCCATCACATCCCGGCCCACACTTAAGCTGCTTCTGCAATTGTGTGGCTGAAATTTCTGATATTCTCTCATCCAATTCCATTATCAGTTGGATATAGGCATGGCTAATTGCCGGTGATAATCGTTTGAGTCTTTTTCCAATCATACAACACACCTTATTTATCTATCATGTTCATATTCCAACAATCCAGCAACCTGCACCGCCAATTACCAGCACCCACCTAACAACAAAAAGCCCTTGAAAATAATAGCTATTTCCGTATTATCCAAACAGAGGTACACGATCATTTAACCAGCTACCATGCCGCTTAGTTGTATCCGGGCTGATTAGCTTATAGCAAATATGCTCTACTTTGCATCTTAATTCATTCCAGAGGGACCACGAGCATGAAAACTTATCTCCGCCATCCGGCAACAATTACAGCCTTGGTCTTTTTCGGCCTCATCGTTCTCTTTTTGTTGTTTCTCCCACTCGGCAGCAAAATCTACCTCACGCATTGGCTGACAAAAAATGGCGCAGACAAGGCCACCATTGAAAAATTGAATTTCAATCCTTTCAACGGAACACTGACCCTCAATGGAGTCCTCGTCCAGACCGGAGATACGGAACCAATACGCCACGACACCCTCATTGTGGATCTTGGCCTTGGCTCACTGTTTAAGAAAAATGTACTCATTGAGCGCATAACCTACCGTGATCTCTATTTTGAAATGGAACAATATGATGATGGTTCATGGCGTTACGGCTCATACACACTCAAAAGCGACCCTGCAATCAGGAACCAGAGTGCCCAGGAAACTATCGAACAAGCCTCAGCCAATGCTACGCCCTGGGCTCTTGCTGCCGATATGGCTGTATTGGAAAATTGTACCATCCATTTCAAAACCCCTGCACTGGATTTCACAATCAGCGTTGACCAGGCCCTGCTCGATAATTTTTCCACCCGTGGCGGTCAGCCGGACGGTACGCTATCCCTCACCGGCTCGGTGAATGGCAGCCCTGTAACTCTTGATCTCAGCAGCCTGCGAATTTCCCCGGAGTTGTTTTTTGAGGGGAAGATACAAATAGATGAATTTGGTCTTGATAACCTGCAAACGTTACTTCAGGACGTATTCCCCACGTTTGCAGGCAAAGCGGGTATCAACGGGCAAGCGACATTTAGCCTCAATCGCGAAGGCGAAATGGTTGTTGATTACGACGGAGTTATCGCAGGTACGGGTATCGAGATGCGCTCTGAACCGTATTCAAATGCTGTCCCAGAGGTTAACTGGCAAGGTAAGGTCAAATATACTCAAGGGGCAGCCAACCCCATTCTCATAAAAACCGATGGAACACTTACAGCCAATGACATCAGCCTGGAAGTTCCCGCTGCAAGCCTGACCCTCAGCGATGGAAGCCTGAAGAAAACCGGGACAGCAACCATTTCCATAAGCGATGGGGTTGCGGTTGATACTGATGGCGAGCTCAACGTCTCCACTATTCAAATGGCCATTGGCGACATGTCTTTCAATGAGGAGAGTATCGACTGGCAGGGTGTTGTACACTATTCTTCCGGTTCTGAAATACCAATGACTGTTCAAACGGATGGTGTTCTTGAAGGTTCGCAAATAGGTATTCAAATACCGGCTGCACAGCTTGCTATTCCAGCAGTAGACCTCAAACTCACCGGTAAGGCAAAAGTAACGATAGACGATCTTGTAGCTGTCGACCACGAAGGTACGCTCGGGACCAATATCGCCTCCATGGAGTTTGCTCAACTTGCAGCCAAGGAACATCAACTGAATTGGACTGGAAAACTCCATTGGGATTCAGAAAGCGTTGGAAATCTCGCAATCGCAGGAGACGCTGACAGCAATCTCGCCTCCCTTAATACCGGTGGCAGCACTCCAATTTCTATTGGATTTGAAAATATTAAT of the Desulfosediminicola ganghwensis genome contains:
- a CDS encoding YkgJ family cysteine cluster protein codes for the protein MIGKRLKRLSPAISHAYIQLIMELDERISEISATQLQKQLKCGPGCDGCCIQFSVLPLEAAIVAEAAVAKNVTAENNGESCSLLKDGLCSVYEVRPVICRTQGLPLAYIDEEAGAIEVSACPVNFPDDYPLSHDELMFMDSYNGRLAQLNVQYCTENDIDCSVRIPLADCVC
- a CDS encoding aspartate kinase; the encoded protein is MERIVVKFGGSSVADAEQIRKVKAIVEADHRRRIVVVSAPGKRHAGESKLTDLLYLCHEMVAMDTDPTEPFQLIRNRFTEISRELGIENGVLTELEEFQEDLLRGCSRDYTVSRGEYFSARLIADYLGAEFVDPANAIIVRANTTIARESYRLLGERLNDQEQIYVIPGFYGRDRDGEVKTFSRGGSDITGAIAARAAGAVLYENWTDTSGILMADPRIIDNPQPITEITFREIREMAYMGASVFHDEAILPVREAGIPIRIRNTNRPEDPGTMIVPKLSESELKSTEVAGIAGKKGFSMICLEKSLMNRETGFVYRLLGILNEHGVSFEQFPASIDSVSVIVEEQQLRGLDDVLLEQIHRQLEPDSLYIEKNLALVAVVGEGMVRTVGIAGKVFSALGSAGINIRVINQGASEMNIIIGVAESEYEATVTTLYDAFVGNRAR
- a CDS encoding ketopantoate reductase family protein codes for the protein MKILIYGAGALGQALGCMLAAEGHEVDLILRERFIPILKENGLKVTGIFGDYGPVTSLGLLPDVSQARKSYDYALITTKTYDTRQAVHDLGLIDGQIKTLVSMQNGCGNIEQLVERFGSERVLGSRVITGFEIVEPGLVKITVSADAIHVGSSSGGEIPASASLLAEAISSAGHECLAVPDIHQSLYAKLLYNCSLNPLGAILGVHYGALVEREETRAIIDEVITETFAIITATGGTTPWQSADEYREIFYAKLIPATYHHRPSMLQDLENGKPTEVDGLAGYVSAMGAKHNVPTPTCDLLASLVRFKQAQAV
- a CDS encoding TRAP transporter substrate-binding protein, whose amino-acid sequence is MERREFLKKAGLGAAAAVAATTISKAPFVHAAKKTPIKWRLQTYAGPALAEYVIKPQIDAFNKIAKNEMYIELYYADQLVPTGELFRAMQRGTIDAVQSDDDSIAAPVDVSMFGAYFPFASRYSLDVPVLFNHYGLNEIWEEAYKEVKGVQWLSAGAWDPCNFATVDPINKLADLKGKRIFTFPTGGKFLKRFGVVPVTLPWEDIEVAIQTGELDGIAWSGITEDYTVGWADVTNYYLTNNISGAWAGSYFANSEKWDALPEHLKALFKMSIDSSHYYRLHWYWWGEAHYRATGGKLQLTSIPDSEWATVEQEALKYWDEIAAKSPRSAKVVEILKKYAATMEKAGRPYRYS
- a CDS encoding TRAP transporter small permease subunit, which encodes MPKIIHSYVRYVDALNKRVGTFAMYLVFMMMGILLFASISRTVFNVPYTWAVEMTQFTMAAYYMLGGGFSLYMGAHVRMDVLYGSWAPKKRATMDLVTVFCLIFYLVVLLAGGISSTAYSLEYGQRNYSAWAPPVAPIKIIMVIGIVLMLLQSIATFFKDLAKVRGVKLS